The following coding sequences lie in one Salmo salar chromosome ssa13, Ssal_v3.1, whole genome shotgun sequence genomic window:
- the rbbp8l gene encoding uncharacterized protein rbbp8l isoform X3: protein MTAETDGSCVKVSCDSSVSMALDGFNILLHKLRESHDLEVQKWQEKLQELTNKKGCSDTKRMEELFNRNQQLREQQRLLTDNIKQLENRLRAGLCDRCTVTQDVAKRRQQEYETSQIQSLQHISILAGEMNTMKKENQRLREEVRHLRVALEGQNGHSSSQNATPEVRQSADLSPSAMPHILTAIRSINQPSEGATAGLSIVKTETDHSLSFRVDDTLPERRDVRGLNGKQSYESHKPLSMSTPIPQALRPEHSTARGNTGQKRANSVEMVGQQCSPVAPTIPHPLLVQKDRPLSSSSSFSSSLSTSSSLPGDEKHSRHLVHAPVPYWPRPIKSARLSLPWPLPEHSDWVTVATSVDDGLVSQSKHNLNLPRFPNLQTYVQQNSSLGKAWLKPSHPPQASLTRSLSTEHGERPTAWVQDRDRRVAPHSWSQAVVQAEMVFGESLKEADSPLDLSDPGRSKSIKSPQDSKASPTLQDVYIEGETSNRTTRTDSSPQSQACPPSTPALPSSSSSTRPTSQQSQSPNNHNLKEEEQPEKEEAEGKVDQKTGKDSEDRKVPVLTISLRPVVLLEALNSGLQKQLFSNGKFDVRKRNKASWSPGGPLSAVFHPDCNRDDALTGTGTEGQPVPKTWTERLPSDCCPHGSS, encoded by the exons ATGACCGCTGAGACAGACGGGTCCTGTGTAAAGGTCAGCTGTGACAGCAGTGTTTCCATGGCTCTGGATGGTTTCAACATTCTCCTCCACAAACTGAGGGAGTCCCATGACCTAGAGGTCCAAA aATGGCAAGAGAAATTGCAGGAGCTAACCAATAAAAAGGGCTG TAGTGATACAAAGAGAATGGAGGAGCTGTTCAACAGGAACCAACAgctgagagagcagcagaggtTGCTCACAGACAACATCAAACAACTGGAAAacag GTTGAGGGCGGGGCTGTGTGACAGGTGTACTGTGACTCAGGATGTGGCCAAGCGCCGGCAGCAGGAGTATGAGACCTCTCAGATCCAGAGCCTACAGCACATCTCCATCCTGG CTGGAGAGATGAACACGATGAAAAAGGAGAACCAGAGGCTGCGAGAGGAAGTCAGGCATCTGAGAGTGGCACTAGA AGGTCAGAATGGACATTCCTCCTCCCAGAATGCAACTCCAGAGGTCAGACAGTCGGCTGACCTTTCACCTTCTGCTATGCCACACATCCTCACAGCCATCAGGTCTATTAACCAGCCATCAGAGGGCGCCACTGCAGGGCTGTCCATAGTGAAGACTGAGACAGACCACAGCCTCTCTTTTAGAGTTGACG ATACACTACCTGAACGCAGAGATGTGAGGGGATTGAACGGAAAACAATCCTAT GAATCTCATAAGCCCCTATCCATGTCCACTCCCATCCCACAAGCATTGAGGCCAGAGCACAGTACAGCCAGAGGGAACACTGGGCAGAAGAG AGCCAATAGTGTGGAGATGGTTGGTCAGCAGTGCTCCCCTGTCGCTCCCACCATTCCACACCCCCTACTTGTCCAGAAAGACaggcctctctcctcttcatcctccttctcatcctccttatccacctcttcctctctacctggaGATGAGAAGCACAGCCGTCACCTGGTCCATGCTCCGGTCCCTTACTGGCCGCGCCCCATCAAAAGTGctcgtctctccctcccctggcccctGCCGGAGCACTCCGACTGGGTCACCGTGGCCACCTCTGTGGACGACGGCTTGGTGTCCCAATCCAAACATAACCTCAACCTACCACGCTTCCCTAATCTACAGACCTACGTCCAGCAGAACAGCAGCCTTGGGAAGGCCTGGCTCAAGCCCAGCCACCCTCCCCAGGCCAGCCTGACCAGGAGTCTGTCCACTGAGCACGGGGAGAGACCAACAGCATGGGTACAGGACCGTGACAGGCGGGTGGCGCCACACTCGTGGAGCCAGGCAGTGGTGCAGGCAGAGATGGTGTTCGGGGAGAGTCTGAAAGAGGCTGACTCTCCTCTGGACCTGTCTGATCCTGGGAGGTCCAAAAGCATTAAGTCACCACAGGACAGCAAGGCCAGCCCCACGCTACAGGACGTGTACATAGAAGGGGAGACATCTAACAGGACCACCAGGACAGACTCCTCGCCACAGAGCCAGGCCTGTCCCCCCTCCACACCTGCTCttccttcatcctcctcttctacACGTCCCACCAGCCAACAGAGTCAAAGCCCCAACAACCACAACCTTAAG gaggaagagcagccagAGAAGGAGGAAGCTGAGGGGAAAGTAGATCAAAAGACAGGAAAGGACTCTGAGGACAGGAAAGTCCCTGTTCTGACCATCTCATTGCGCCCAG TGGTGCTCCTTGAGGCTCTGAATTCTGGATTGCAGAAGCAACTTTTCTCCAACGGCAAG TTCGATGTAAGAAAGAGGAACAAGGCATCGTGGTCCCCAGGAGGACCTCTCTCAGCTGTGTTCCACCCTGACTGCAATAGAGATGACGCCCTCACGGGGACTGGAACAGAGGGGCAGCCAGTGCCAAAGACTTGGACAGAACGTCTTCCATCTGACTGTTGTCCTCATGGTTCTAGCTAG
- the rbbp8l gene encoding uncharacterized protein rbbp8l isoform X4, protein MEELFNRNQQLREQQRLLTDNIKQLENRLRAGLCDRCTVTQDVAKRRQQEYETSQIQSLQHISILAGEMNTMKKENQRLREEVRHLRVALEGQNGHSSSQNATPEVRQSADLSPSAMPHILTAIRSINQPSEGATAGLSIVKTETDHSLSFRVDDTLPERRDVRGLNGKQSYESHKPLSMSTPIPQALRPEHSTARGNTGQKRANSVEMVGQQCSPVAPTIPHPLLVQKDRPLSSSSSFSSSLSTSSSLPGDEKHSRHLVHAPVPYWPRPIKSARLSLPWPLPEHSDWVTVATSVDDGLVSQSKHNLNLPRFPNLQTYVQQNSSLGKAWLKPSHPPQASLTRSLSTEHGERPTAWVQDRDRRVAPHSWSQAVVQAEMVFGESLKEADSPLDLSDPGRSKSIKSPQDSKASPTLQDVYIEGETSNRTTRTDSSPQSQACPPSTPALPSSSSSTRPTSQQSQSPNNHNLKEEEQPEKEEAEGKVDQKTGKDSEDRKVPVLTISLRPVVLLEALNSGLQKQLFSNGKSGSRSDHQEVEGSLSESESSQRSKRTGLDTDTDTDTEVRCKKEEQGIVVPRRTSLSCVPP, encoded by the exons ATGGAGGAGCTGTTCAACAGGAACCAACAgctgagagagcagcagaggtTGCTCACAGACAACATCAAACAACTGGAAAacag GTTGAGGGCGGGGCTGTGTGACAGGTGTACTGTGACTCAGGATGTGGCCAAGCGCCGGCAGCAGGAGTATGAGACCTCTCAGATCCAGAGCCTACAGCACATCTCCATCCTGG CTGGAGAGATGAACACGATGAAAAAGGAGAACCAGAGGCTGCGAGAGGAAGTCAGGCATCTGAGAGTGGCACTAGA AGGTCAGAATGGACATTCCTCCTCCCAGAATGCAACTCCAGAGGTCAGACAGTCGGCTGACCTTTCACCTTCTGCTATGCCACACATCCTCACAGCCATCAGGTCTATTAACCAGCCATCAGAGGGCGCCACTGCAGGGCTGTCCATAGTGAAGACTGAGACAGACCACAGCCTCTCTTTTAGAGTTGACG ATACACTACCTGAACGCAGAGATGTGAGGGGATTGAACGGAAAACAATCCTAT GAATCTCATAAGCCCCTATCCATGTCCACTCCCATCCCACAAGCATTGAGGCCAGAGCACAGTACAGCCAGAGGGAACACTGGGCAGAAGAG AGCCAATAGTGTGGAGATGGTTGGTCAGCAGTGCTCCCCTGTCGCTCCCACCATTCCACACCCCCTACTTGTCCAGAAAGACaggcctctctcctcttcatcctccttctcatcctccttatccacctcttcctctctacctggaGATGAGAAGCACAGCCGTCACCTGGTCCATGCTCCGGTCCCTTACTGGCCGCGCCCCATCAAAAGTGctcgtctctccctcccctggcccctGCCGGAGCACTCCGACTGGGTCACCGTGGCCACCTCTGTGGACGACGGCTTGGTGTCCCAATCCAAACATAACCTCAACCTACCACGCTTCCCTAATCTACAGACCTACGTCCAGCAGAACAGCAGCCTTGGGAAGGCCTGGCTCAAGCCCAGCCACCCTCCCCAGGCCAGCCTGACCAGGAGTCTGTCCACTGAGCACGGGGAGAGACCAACAGCATGGGTACAGGACCGTGACAGGCGGGTGGCGCCACACTCGTGGAGCCAGGCAGTGGTGCAGGCAGAGATGGTGTTCGGGGAGAGTCTGAAAGAGGCTGACTCTCCTCTGGACCTGTCTGATCCTGGGAGGTCCAAAAGCATTAAGTCACCACAGGACAGCAAGGCCAGCCCCACGCTACAGGACGTGTACATAGAAGGGGAGACATCTAACAGGACCACCAGGACAGACTCCTCGCCACAGAGCCAGGCCTGTCCCCCCTCCACACCTGCTCttccttcatcctcctcttctacACGTCCCACCAGCCAACAGAGTCAAAGCCCCAACAACCACAACCTTAAG gaggaagagcagccagAGAAGGAGGAAGCTGAGGGGAAAGTAGATCAAAAGACAGGAAAGGACTCTGAGGACAGGAAAGTCCCTGTTCTGACCATCTCATTGCGCCCAG TGGTGCTCCTTGAGGCTCTGAATTCTGGATTGCAGAAGCAACTTTTCTCCAACGGCAAG TCAGGGAGCAGATCAGACCACCAGGAAGTGGAAGGCAGTCTGTCTGAGTCTGAGAGCAGCCAGAGATCCAAGAGGACTGGgctggacacagacacagacacagacacagagg TTCGATGTAAGAAAGAGGAACAAGGCATCGTGGTCCCCAGGAGGACCTCTCTCAGCTGTGTTCCACCCTGA
- the rbbp8l gene encoding uncharacterized protein rbbp8l isoform X2, which translates to MTAETDGSCVKVSCDSSVSMALDGFNILLHKLRESHDLEVQKWQEKLQELTNKKGCDTKRMEELFNRNQQLREQQRLLTDNIKQLENRLRAGLCDRCTVTQDVAKRRQQEYETSQIQSLQHISILAGEMNTMKKENQRLREEVRHLRVALEGQNGHSSSQNATPEVRQSADLSPSAMPHILTAIRSINQPSEGATAGLSIVKTETDHSLSFRVDDTLPERRDVRGLNGKQSYESHKPLSMSTPIPQALRPEHSTARGNTGQKRANSVEMVGQQCSPVAPTIPHPLLVQKDRPLSSSSSFSSSLSTSSSLPGDEKHSRHLVHAPVPYWPRPIKSARLSLPWPLPEHSDWVTVATSVDDGLVSQSKHNLNLPRFPNLQTYVQQNSSLGKAWLKPSHPPQASLTRSLSTEHGERPTAWVQDRDRRVAPHSWSQAVVQAEMVFGESLKEADSPLDLSDPGRSKSIKSPQDSKASPTLQDVYIEGETSNRTTRTDSSPQSQACPPSTPALPSSSSSTRPTSQQSQSPNNHNLKEEEQPEKEEAEGKVDQKTGKDSEDRKVPVLTISLRPVVLLEALNSGLQKQLFSNGKSGSRSDHQEVEGSLSESESSQRSKRTGLDTDTDTDTEVRCKKEEQGIVVPRRTSLSCVPP; encoded by the exons ATGACCGCTGAGACAGACGGGTCCTGTGTAAAGGTCAGCTGTGACAGCAGTGTTTCCATGGCTCTGGATGGTTTCAACATTCTCCTCCACAAACTGAGGGAGTCCCATGACCTAGAGGTCCAAA aATGGCAAGAGAAATTGCAGGAGCTAACCAATAAAAAGGGCTG TGATACAAAGAGAATGGAGGAGCTGTTCAACAGGAACCAACAgctgagagagcagcagaggtTGCTCACAGACAACATCAAACAACTGGAAAacag GTTGAGGGCGGGGCTGTGTGACAGGTGTACTGTGACTCAGGATGTGGCCAAGCGCCGGCAGCAGGAGTATGAGACCTCTCAGATCCAGAGCCTACAGCACATCTCCATCCTGG CTGGAGAGATGAACACGATGAAAAAGGAGAACCAGAGGCTGCGAGAGGAAGTCAGGCATCTGAGAGTGGCACTAGA AGGTCAGAATGGACATTCCTCCTCCCAGAATGCAACTCCAGAGGTCAGACAGTCGGCTGACCTTTCACCTTCTGCTATGCCACACATCCTCACAGCCATCAGGTCTATTAACCAGCCATCAGAGGGCGCCACTGCAGGGCTGTCCATAGTGAAGACTGAGACAGACCACAGCCTCTCTTTTAGAGTTGACG ATACACTACCTGAACGCAGAGATGTGAGGGGATTGAACGGAAAACAATCCTAT GAATCTCATAAGCCCCTATCCATGTCCACTCCCATCCCACAAGCATTGAGGCCAGAGCACAGTACAGCCAGAGGGAACACTGGGCAGAAGAG AGCCAATAGTGTGGAGATGGTTGGTCAGCAGTGCTCCCCTGTCGCTCCCACCATTCCACACCCCCTACTTGTCCAGAAAGACaggcctctctcctcttcatcctccttctcatcctccttatccacctcttcctctctacctggaGATGAGAAGCACAGCCGTCACCTGGTCCATGCTCCGGTCCCTTACTGGCCGCGCCCCATCAAAAGTGctcgtctctccctcccctggcccctGCCGGAGCACTCCGACTGGGTCACCGTGGCCACCTCTGTGGACGACGGCTTGGTGTCCCAATCCAAACATAACCTCAACCTACCACGCTTCCCTAATCTACAGACCTACGTCCAGCAGAACAGCAGCCTTGGGAAGGCCTGGCTCAAGCCCAGCCACCCTCCCCAGGCCAGCCTGACCAGGAGTCTGTCCACTGAGCACGGGGAGAGACCAACAGCATGGGTACAGGACCGTGACAGGCGGGTGGCGCCACACTCGTGGAGCCAGGCAGTGGTGCAGGCAGAGATGGTGTTCGGGGAGAGTCTGAAAGAGGCTGACTCTCCTCTGGACCTGTCTGATCCTGGGAGGTCCAAAAGCATTAAGTCACCACAGGACAGCAAGGCCAGCCCCACGCTACAGGACGTGTACATAGAAGGGGAGACATCTAACAGGACCACCAGGACAGACTCCTCGCCACAGAGCCAGGCCTGTCCCCCCTCCACACCTGCTCttccttcatcctcctcttctacACGTCCCACCAGCCAACAGAGTCAAAGCCCCAACAACCACAACCTTAAG gaggaagagcagccagAGAAGGAGGAAGCTGAGGGGAAAGTAGATCAAAAGACAGGAAAGGACTCTGAGGACAGGAAAGTCCCTGTTCTGACCATCTCATTGCGCCCAG TGGTGCTCCTTGAGGCTCTGAATTCTGGATTGCAGAAGCAACTTTTCTCCAACGGCAAG TCAGGGAGCAGATCAGACCACCAGGAAGTGGAAGGCAGTCTGTCTGAGTCTGAGAGCAGCCAGAGATCCAAGAGGACTGGgctggacacagacacagacacagacacagagg TTCGATGTAAGAAAGAGGAACAAGGCATCGTGGTCCCCAGGAGGACCTCTCTCAGCTGTGTTCCACCCTGA
- the rbbp8l gene encoding uncharacterized protein rbbp8l isoform X1, which produces MTAETDGSCVKVSCDSSVSMALDGFNILLHKLRESHDLEVQKWQEKLQELTNKKGCSDTKRMEELFNRNQQLREQQRLLTDNIKQLENRLRAGLCDRCTVTQDVAKRRQQEYETSQIQSLQHISILAGEMNTMKKENQRLREEVRHLRVALEGQNGHSSSQNATPEVRQSADLSPSAMPHILTAIRSINQPSEGATAGLSIVKTETDHSLSFRVDDTLPERRDVRGLNGKQSYESHKPLSMSTPIPQALRPEHSTARGNTGQKRANSVEMVGQQCSPVAPTIPHPLLVQKDRPLSSSSSFSSSLSTSSSLPGDEKHSRHLVHAPVPYWPRPIKSARLSLPWPLPEHSDWVTVATSVDDGLVSQSKHNLNLPRFPNLQTYVQQNSSLGKAWLKPSHPPQASLTRSLSTEHGERPTAWVQDRDRRVAPHSWSQAVVQAEMVFGESLKEADSPLDLSDPGRSKSIKSPQDSKASPTLQDVYIEGETSNRTTRTDSSPQSQACPPSTPALPSSSSSTRPTSQQSQSPNNHNLKEEEQPEKEEAEGKVDQKTGKDSEDRKVPVLTISLRPVVLLEALNSGLQKQLFSNGKSGSRSDHQEVEGSLSESESSQRSKRTGLDTDTDTDTEVRCKKEEQGIVVPRRTSLSCVPP; this is translated from the exons ATGACCGCTGAGACAGACGGGTCCTGTGTAAAGGTCAGCTGTGACAGCAGTGTTTCCATGGCTCTGGATGGTTTCAACATTCTCCTCCACAAACTGAGGGAGTCCCATGACCTAGAGGTCCAAA aATGGCAAGAGAAATTGCAGGAGCTAACCAATAAAAAGGGCTG TAGTGATACAAAGAGAATGGAGGAGCTGTTCAACAGGAACCAACAgctgagagagcagcagaggtTGCTCACAGACAACATCAAACAACTGGAAAacag GTTGAGGGCGGGGCTGTGTGACAGGTGTACTGTGACTCAGGATGTGGCCAAGCGCCGGCAGCAGGAGTATGAGACCTCTCAGATCCAGAGCCTACAGCACATCTCCATCCTGG CTGGAGAGATGAACACGATGAAAAAGGAGAACCAGAGGCTGCGAGAGGAAGTCAGGCATCTGAGAGTGGCACTAGA AGGTCAGAATGGACATTCCTCCTCCCAGAATGCAACTCCAGAGGTCAGACAGTCGGCTGACCTTTCACCTTCTGCTATGCCACACATCCTCACAGCCATCAGGTCTATTAACCAGCCATCAGAGGGCGCCACTGCAGGGCTGTCCATAGTGAAGACTGAGACAGACCACAGCCTCTCTTTTAGAGTTGACG ATACACTACCTGAACGCAGAGATGTGAGGGGATTGAACGGAAAACAATCCTAT GAATCTCATAAGCCCCTATCCATGTCCACTCCCATCCCACAAGCATTGAGGCCAGAGCACAGTACAGCCAGAGGGAACACTGGGCAGAAGAG AGCCAATAGTGTGGAGATGGTTGGTCAGCAGTGCTCCCCTGTCGCTCCCACCATTCCACACCCCCTACTTGTCCAGAAAGACaggcctctctcctcttcatcctccttctcatcctccttatccacctcttcctctctacctggaGATGAGAAGCACAGCCGTCACCTGGTCCATGCTCCGGTCCCTTACTGGCCGCGCCCCATCAAAAGTGctcgtctctccctcccctggcccctGCCGGAGCACTCCGACTGGGTCACCGTGGCCACCTCTGTGGACGACGGCTTGGTGTCCCAATCCAAACATAACCTCAACCTACCACGCTTCCCTAATCTACAGACCTACGTCCAGCAGAACAGCAGCCTTGGGAAGGCCTGGCTCAAGCCCAGCCACCCTCCCCAGGCCAGCCTGACCAGGAGTCTGTCCACTGAGCACGGGGAGAGACCAACAGCATGGGTACAGGACCGTGACAGGCGGGTGGCGCCACACTCGTGGAGCCAGGCAGTGGTGCAGGCAGAGATGGTGTTCGGGGAGAGTCTGAAAGAGGCTGACTCTCCTCTGGACCTGTCTGATCCTGGGAGGTCCAAAAGCATTAAGTCACCACAGGACAGCAAGGCCAGCCCCACGCTACAGGACGTGTACATAGAAGGGGAGACATCTAACAGGACCACCAGGACAGACTCCTCGCCACAGAGCCAGGCCTGTCCCCCCTCCACACCTGCTCttccttcatcctcctcttctacACGTCCCACCAGCCAACAGAGTCAAAGCCCCAACAACCACAACCTTAAG gaggaagagcagccagAGAAGGAGGAAGCTGAGGGGAAAGTAGATCAAAAGACAGGAAAGGACTCTGAGGACAGGAAAGTCCCTGTTCTGACCATCTCATTGCGCCCAG TGGTGCTCCTTGAGGCTCTGAATTCTGGATTGCAGAAGCAACTTTTCTCCAACGGCAAG TCAGGGAGCAGATCAGACCACCAGGAAGTGGAAGGCAGTCTGTCTGAGTCTGAGAGCAGCCAGAGATCCAAGAGGACTGGgctggacacagacacagacacagacacagagg TTCGATGTAAGAAAGAGGAACAAGGCATCGTGGTCCCCAGGAGGACCTCTCTCAGCTGTGTTCCACCCTGA